The endosymbiont of Bathymodiolus septemdierum str. Myojin knoll sequence ATAATACAGTAGAAGACGATCAAAAGCGGGTAATAGATGTGGCTACCGCTTTTAAATCGGGGTCAGATTATATCGTAGTAGGGCGCCCAATTAAAAATGCAGCGGATCCTTATCAAGCAGCAAGCAATATTCAAGATATTATTAAAACTTGCTTTTAAAACCCTTTATAATAACCGTCTTTTAGTCGCGTAGCTCAGTTGGTTAGAGCACTACCTTGACATGGTAGGGGTCGGTGATTCGAATTCACTCGCGACTACCAATTTCCAAGCCTATTTATTAGTATATGTAGGTTTGCTCATGTCCCTGACGGATATAGTGATGAGGGGTCGGTGATTCGAATTCACTCGCGACTACCAATTTCCAAGCCTATTTATTAGTATATGTAGGTTTGCTCATGTCCCTGACGGATATAGTGATGAGGGGTCGGTGATTCGAATTCACTCGCGACTACCAATTTCCAAGCCTATTTATTAGTATATGTAGGTTTGCTCATGTCCCTGACGGATATAGTGATGAGGGGTCGGTGATTCGAATTCACTCGCGACTACCAATTTCCAAGCCTATTTATTAGTATATGTAGGTTTGCTCATGTCCCTGACGGATATAGTGATGAGGGGTCGGTGATTCGAATTCACTCGCGACTATCATTTTTTAAACAAAAAAAATCTGTGAAAGCAGGTTTTTTTGTTGCCTTTTCAAAGGGTCTCAAGGTTTTTATATGGTATTGTTAACTTATGTTACACATATTTGTGTACAATTACCTTGTGTTAGGAGAGATACCTAATACAAACAAGATGTATCAATAACGATATATTAAATTTATTTGGGAGAATACAATGAAAAAAATTATTGCAATCACTGCTTTGGTAGCGGCTACTTCAGCTTCTGCTTTCTTTAATAACGGCTATAACGGTAACAACTGGGGTCCAATGAACGGCTCTAACAACTGGGGTCCTTTTGATTCAGGTTCAAACTTTGGACCTATGAATTCAGGTTCAAACTGGGGTCCATTTAATGGTGGTAACAACTGGGGTCCTTTCAACGGTGGTTCAAACGCTGGTCCATTTAATGGCGGTTCAAACTGGGGTCCATTTAATGGTGCTAATAACTGGATGAATGATACTGACTTCGGTATGAATTTTGACACTAAGAATAAGAATAAGACTAACGCTTCTGGTGCTGCCGATGCTAAAGGTACTGGCGTTGCTGATGCTAGTGCTTCAGGTAAAGCGGATGCATATGCCAAAGGTCAGGCTGATGGTTTCGCTAAGGCACAAGCAGATGCGTATGCTAAAGGTTATGCAGACGCAATGGCTAAAGGTGCTACTAAGTAACAACAGCATTGCTTAGAGATTAATTCAATTTAACATAGACAATAAAAAACCACCCTTTGGGGTGGTTTTTTATTGTCTATGACGCTGCATTGAATAAAATTATAAAAATGGAATAAAGCGCCCAGTTTTTTCTCGATAGTTTCGATAAGCGCTGAAGCGTTGCAGTAATAATTTTTCCTCTAAGTTGGACTTTAGAAACAAATCAACCACCAATATTAGCATTGCGAACTGTGCGATTTTATGGTCGTTGGTAGATGCAAATACATAAGACAAGAGTAAAACACTGGTATACATTGGGTGACGAATCCAGCGATAAATGCCACTTATGACTAATTGATGTTGATCTTTTAGGCTCGGCACGATATTGAGATTGTCGAGTTTCATTGTTGCCATAGCGCTTATCCCAATGACAACGGCAACGGCAATTAGACCATAGTCCAGTGAATTTAAAGCCTCAAAGCGGGCGTTAAAGAGAAAGTAAGCAATACAGCTAAATTGAACAATCACATAAATCATAATTAATTGGTGCTTGGTAGTTATAATAAGCATCATTATATCATTATTTTAGAAAGGAAAAATGCAAACTAACTACGATATTGTCATTATTGGTGGTGGACCCGCGGGATTAAGTTTTGCCTGTTCGATGATAGATACCAATGTTCAAGTGCTAGTGGTAGAAAAATCAAATTTAGAGACGATTTCTAAACCGACTTATGACGGTCGGGAAATTGCGTTGACACACCAATCATTAGGTATTTTGAAGACGCTAGGGGTTTGGGGCTTGGTCGATAAGAAAGAAGTGTCTTTACTTAAAGAAGCCAAAGTATTTGACGGCGACTCTCCTTCATTGTTAAACTTTAAAAGTTCCTCATCAGGTATTGAAGCTTTGGGCTATTTAGTGCCAAATTATCAACTAAGACAGGCCTTGTATCGTCGAGTGTCACAAGCGAGTAATGTCACAATAATGACAGATGCTTCGGTGAGCGATGTGGATTATCAAACTTCACATTCCAAGGTGATTTTTGCAGATGGCACCAAAGTTGAGGCGAAATTGGTGATTGCGGCAGACAGTCGTTTTTCAAGTATTCGTCGTAAGGTCGGT is a genomic window containing:
- a CDS encoding methyltransferase family protein; translated protein: MMLIITTKHQLIMIYVIVQFSCIAYFLFNARFEALNSLDYGLIAVAVVIGISAMATMKLDNLNIVPSLKDQHQLVISGIYRWIRHPMYTSVLLLSYVFASTNDHKIAQFAMLILVVDLFLKSNLEEKLLLQRFSAYRNYREKTGRFIPFL